A genomic region of Herbaspirillum sp. DW155 contains the following coding sequences:
- the mmsB gene encoding 3-hydroxyisobutyrate dehydrogenase, with protein sequence MSANIVFIGLGNMGLPMAQNLVKAGFSVSGHDLVKASVDKLVEAGGKTEADAMAAVAKADVVITMLPASRHVESLYLGDAGVLASARPGALLIDCSTIAPEAARKVAAAAKARGFEMLDAPVSGGTNGAAAGTLTFMVGGSAQAFEAAQPYLQKMGKAIYHAGESGSGQTVKVCNNMLLGILMIGTSEAIRLGMANGMDPKVLSEIMSKSSGRNWTLEVYNPCPGVMDTAPASKGYAGGFGVDLMLKDLGLAVENSLATNCAIPLGATARNLYDIHSMNGAGKLDFSSIFNMLGKAK encoded by the coding sequence ATGAGCGCCAACATCGTCTTCATCGGCCTGGGCAACATGGGCTTGCCGATGGCGCAGAATCTGGTCAAGGCCGGTTTTTCGGTCAGCGGCCACGATCTGGTCAAGGCCAGCGTGGACAAGTTGGTGGAAGCCGGCGGCAAGACCGAGGCCGACGCCATGGCGGCCGTGGCCAAGGCCGATGTGGTCATCACCATGCTGCCGGCCAGCCGGCATGTGGAATCGCTCTACCTGGGTGATGCCGGGGTGCTGGCCTCGGCCAGGCCGGGGGCGCTCCTGATCGACTGCTCCACCATCGCTCCGGAAGCGGCGCGCAAGGTGGCGGCAGCGGCCAAGGCGCGCGGCTTCGAGATGCTGGATGCGCCGGTCTCCGGCGGCACCAACGGTGCCGCTGCCGGTACGCTGACCTTCATGGTCGGCGGCAGTGCGCAGGCATTCGAGGCGGCCCAGCCTTACCTGCAAAAGATGGGCAAGGCCATCTATCACGCCGGTGAGAGTGGTAGCGGCCAGACCGTCAAGGTCTGCAACAACATGCTGCTGGGTATCCTCATGATCGGGACGTCGGAAGCCATCCGCCTGGGCATGGCCAATGGCATGGACCCCAAGGTGCTGTCGGAAATCATGTCCAAGAGTTCCGGCCGCAACTGGACGCTGGAAGTCTACAACCCTTGTCCCGGCGTGATGGATACGGCGCCGGCCTCCAAGGGCTATGCCGGCGGCTTTGGCGTGGATTTGATGTTGAAAGACCTGGGACTGGCCGTCGAGAATTCGCTGGCGACCAACTGCGCCATTCCGCTGGGCGCCACCGCGCGCAATCTCTACGATATCCACAGCATGAACGGTGCCGGCAAGCTGGACTTCTCCAGCATCTTCAACATGCTGGGCAAGGCGAAGTAA
- a CDS encoding CoA-acylating methylmalonate-semialdehyde dehydrogenase, with product MSQANIPSVPLYLNGEKVQSTSKEWRDVLNPATQEVVARVPFATKEEVDRAVANAKETFKTWRNTSLAQRMRIMLKFQQLLRENIAPLAELITREHGKTLPDAEGEVMRGLEVVEHACSITSLQLGELAENVAGGVDVYTLYQPLGVGAGITAFNFPVMLPCFMFPIAVACGNTFVLKPSEQDPSSSLFLVELANQAGLPPGVLNVVHGGPEVANMICDHPDIKAVSFIGSTHVGTHIYRRASEAGKRAQCMMGAKNHCIVLPDAPKDQAINNLLGAAFGAAGQRCMANSVVVLVGQTREWIPEIVERSRAMRVGPGTDRKADVGPLVSKAAKERVERLIASGVEQGAKLLLDGRNCKVAGSENGNFVGPTVFTGVKPEMDIYTQEIFGPAMCIVELETLDEAIAFINANPNGNGTSIFTSSGYAARKFQNEIDVGQVGINVPIPVPVAYFSFTGSRASKLGDLGPNGKQAVTFWTQTKTVTARWYAPDEEAGQVNTTITLK from the coding sequence ATGAGCCAAGCCAACATCCCCAGCGTTCCCCTGTATCTCAACGGTGAAAAGGTGCAGTCCACTTCCAAGGAGTGGCGCGACGTATTGAACCCGGCCACCCAGGAAGTGGTGGCGCGCGTGCCCTTCGCCACCAAGGAAGAAGTCGACCGGGCCGTAGCCAACGCCAAGGAGACCTTCAAGACCTGGCGCAATACTTCACTGGCGCAGCGCATGCGCATCATGCTGAAGTTCCAGCAACTGCTGCGCGAGAACATCGCTCCGCTGGCCGAACTGATCACCCGCGAACACGGCAAGACCCTGCCGGATGCGGAAGGTGAAGTCATGCGCGGTTTGGAAGTGGTGGAGCACGCCTGCTCGATCACCTCGCTGCAACTGGGCGAGCTGGCCGAGAACGTGGCCGGTGGGGTGGACGTCTACACGCTCTACCAGCCGCTGGGCGTAGGGGCCGGCATCACCGCCTTCAACTTCCCGGTGATGCTGCCTTGCTTCATGTTCCCCATCGCGGTGGCCTGCGGCAATACCTTCGTGTTGAAGCCCTCCGAGCAGGATCCAAGCTCTTCGCTGTTCCTTGTCGAGCTGGCCAACCAGGCCGGCCTGCCGCCGGGTGTGTTGAACGTGGTGCATGGCGGCCCGGAGGTGGCCAACATGATCTGCGACCATCCCGACATCAAGGCGGTGTCCTTCATCGGCTCCACCCATGTCGGCACCCACATCTACCGCCGCGCCAGCGAGGCTGGCAAGCGCGCCCAGTGCATGATGGGCGCCAAGAACCACTGCATCGTGCTGCCCGATGCGCCCAAGGACCAGGCCATCAACAACCTGCTGGGCGCGGCCTTCGGTGCGGCCGGGCAGCGCTGCATGGCCAATTCGGTGGTGGTGCTGGTCGGCCAGACGCGTGAATGGATTCCCGAGATCGTCGAACGCTCCAGGGCCATGAGGGTCGGCCCCGGTACCGACCGCAAGGCCGATGTCGGTCCGCTGGTTTCCAAGGCGGCCAAGGAGCGTGTGGAACGCCTCATCGCCAGCGGCGTGGAACAGGGCGCCAAGCTGCTGCTGGATGGCCGCAACTGCAAGGTGGCTGGCAGCGAGAACGGCAACTTCGTCGGGCCGACCGTCTTCACCGGTGTGAAGCCGGAGATGGACATCTACACCCAGGAAATCTTCGGCCCGGCCATGTGCATCGTCGAACTGGAGACGCTGGATGAAGCCATTGCCTTCATCAATGCCAATCCCAATGGGAACGGTACTTCCATCTTCACCAGCTCGGGCTATGCCGCGCGCAAGTTCCAGAACGAGATCGACGTCGGCCAGGTCGGCATCAATGTGCCCATTCCCGTGCCGGTGGCCTACTTCAGCTTCACCGGTTCGCGTGCTTCCAAGCTGGGCGACCTCGGCCCCAACGGCAAGCAGGCCGTGACCTTCTGGACCCAGACCAAGACCGTCACCGCACGCTGGTACGCGCCGGACGAAGAAGCCGGCCAGGTCAACACCACCATCACCCTGAAATAA